From Rhinatrema bivittatum chromosome 5, aRhiBiv1.1, whole genome shotgun sequence, the proteins below share one genomic window:
- the GNRH1 gene encoding progonadoliberin-1 gives MVYICMLYICRMDVNRKFFVSVLLLIISLEVSSAQHWSYGLRPGGKRDSETLMDTYQDAPNDVDKFAEPRPFECGLLQQHSHLSVLKGVLASLLEGETGRKKL, from the exons ATGGTTTACATCTGTATGTTGTATATTTGTAGGATGGATGTGAACAGGAAGTTCTTTGTAAGCGTTCTCCTCCTTATCATCTCCCTGGAGGTGTCCTCTGCCCAGCATTGGTCTTATGGTTTGCGACCTGGCGGGAAGAGAGACTCTGAAACCCTGATGGACACGTACCAGGAT GCACCCAATGACGTTGACAAGTTTGCCGAACCGCGTCCTTTTGAGTGCGGCCTTCTGCAGCAACATTCCCATCTCAGTGTTTTGAAAGGGGTCCTG GCAAGTTTATTGGAAGGTGAAACAGGGAGGAAGAAACTGTAA